From Methylococcus capsulatus:
CCCGCAGGCCGTCCAAAGCCTTCGGGATGACCGGGTCGATCACCAGCTTCGAGCTTTCCAGCCGTAACCCCAGCAAGCCGCGCAAGATGAGGCTCATGCCGATGCCAGCGCCGCTCGAATACACCCGCCAGCCGCCGTCGAAGGCGATTTCCCCCTTGCGAACCCGCTCGTACTCGGCTTGAGCCTGATAGCGGTCGGCGAAGGCGGCATCGGAACTCGAATAGTAGCAGTTGGCCTGGCGCAAGGTCGCGGTGGGTACGAGAGCGCGGATGCCGATCGGATTGGCCTTGCAAAGCGCCTCGAAGAAGCCCTCCGCGTCACCGTAGCGGGCCAGCGCTTCGGCATAGCGGAGATGGGCGTGGGTGTACATCAGGCCGATTTCGCGGCCGAAGAAGCTGCTGCTCTCGGCCCGTTGGAAATACTTCTGCGGGCCGCCGCGGTAGGCCATCGGCCGGTCGAACAGCCTGGCGCCATCGGGGCCGAGCAGATGGTCTTCGATGAGCCGCAGGTGCCGCGCCGCCTGGGCGGGCGTCAACAGCCCATTGGCGATGGCATGGATCATCGGCAGCAAGCTGTAGGAAAGGCCGGTGGTCCGGTCACGTGGATGCGCGAGATAAGCGATTCGTCCGTCCTCGCCGAAATGGGCGTAGCCGGCGAGGACGCCGTCGACCAACAGCCGCCGCTGGAAATCTTCGCGCACTTCCGCCGCCGCGGTCTCGAAAGCCGCCGCCTGGTCATAGCGCTTCAAGCGGCGCAGCGCTTCGGCCAGCGTGGTCAGAGTCTGGTAATGCAGGGTCACCGTCCAGGTGCTGCACAGCCGTTCGCGCATGGCCGGGTCCACCGGTTGCAGCGAATCGTTCCAGTCGCCGTGGCCGTAGGCCGCCAGCCGGGTGCCGGGAATGCTCCGCGCGGCCACGACTCGCAGCGCGCGCTCCACGTGCCCCCAGAGCGTCGCCCGCTCGGCCTTGTCGCCGCCTTCTGGATGGAAGAAGGGCAGAACCTCATCCAGCAGCGCACCGTCTCCGGAGGCCAGCAGGTATTGGGCGAGGGCCAGGACCGGCCAGAACACGATGTCGCCGTGCGAGTCGCCAGGGCGGATGTGGCGTTCCCGCTCGAAGAACATGAACCACTGCGGCCAGTCGCCGTCCGGATTCTGGTTCCTGAACACCCGGCACAGCAGGTCGCGGACCGGCTCGGGCCGGCCCAGGGCCAGGAGCATTTCCACCGGTCCCTGGCAGACGTCACGGACGCCCCAGCCGCCGCCGGAATACTGCTCCAGCCCGCGCGGGCTGAGGTAATGGATCAGGGCATTATGGGCGAGCCAGGGCAGGATTTCCCGCAGGCGCCCGATGTCTCCCCCCAGCGTACTGCCGCCCGGCGGATGGACCCGCAAGGCCGCGGTCATTTCGTGCCAATATGGGCCTGTGTCGGCTGCGGCCGGGGGAGCCGGCACCAGACAGCCGGTGATGCGGAAGCCGGCCGACGACACCGGCGCGGTGATCAGGCACAGAAAGGGTTCGCCGCGGGATCGGCCGTCGGCGTACAGCAGCTCGTCCCCGCCAACGGTCTCGAGCGGGGTGCCGGGCAGCGGATCGATGCGGAAGCCGCCATCCGGGAAACGGCGGCCGACATCGGATTCGGGGACCGGGCGGACCAACACCCCCGTCCCGTCGCGGACGAACTGCGCCGGCACGGCCTCGGCACCGTCGTCGCCGTTGAGGGCGACATGGTTGCTGAGCAGGCAGCGGATGGGCGGTCCCTCCAGCACATCCAGGGTTAGCGAGAGTTCATGGCTCCCGCTGGCGGCCTCGCTGCGCACCTGCAGCAATCCGCTGGCGTGCTGGTAGATCCAACGGCAGCCCTCCGGTCGCATCTCGAAGGCGGAAGGCACATCCAGCAGCCGCCAGCGGCCGTCGATCTCGATGAACAGCCGTTGGCCGTGCGCCCGGAACAGGCTCAGGTAACTGTGGGTGGTGGACAGGAAGCGGTTGATGCTCACGTGGCCCTGGGTCACCATCGAATGAAACACGCCGGCCATCCAGGCGGTGGAGGTCAGGCCGGCCTCGTCCGGTACCAGACCGCGGCCGGTACGGAGGATGTGGCCATGGGGACGCAGCACCTCGAGTTCCTTGGCCCTGAGCACGACATGAGCGCGTTCCCCCGAAAAGAATGACAGCAGGCGGCCATGCTCCCGCTCCGCCTCCCGCCGTTCGCCGCCGAACAGCCTGGTGATCTCGGCTTCGCCGAGGTCCAAGGTTTCGAGGAGTGGTGCGGTGCTGAACAGACTGGCCGACGGCGCGAAGCCTTCGCATGGATCCCACCTTACCGCGGGAGGCGCCGCCTCCGGCAGGCTCAATGCGCGGTCGACGAAGGCCAGATCGGCGACGGAGGTCGCCGCCGGGTGGTCCGGTTCGAACCAGCCGAAGAACCCCGCCGCCGACGCCTCGCCCGGTGCCAGTGTCAACGGGGTGTCCTGGAGCACCGCCATGGCATGCTCGTGCTGGCGGCGCGTTCCGGGGAGGCCCTCCATCAGCCCCCGCGGCGGGCGGCCGGCGCGGCCCGCCAGCCCGTAGAACTGCAATGCGTCGGTGGCGAAACTCCGGGCCCGGTTCAGCGAGCCGATGGCGACCCAGGGAAAACGACCGCCCATCGCCAGGTTCTGGCGGGAGGCCAGGATCGTACCCTGTGAGGGGTGAGGGAGCGGCGTATGGTCCAAATATTGGCTGACGTAGTACTCGTTGAGCCGCACCGCGCCATAGTGCGCCAGCCCCAAATCCTGGGCATAGACCAGCTCCACCGTCTCGGCGGTCCCGCCGACGTTCTCCAGGGCCACGTGCCAGAACCAGGCGGGCGCGGCTTCGGCCAGCACCAGGGACACCCAGAACCGGATGCCCGCCCATTCCCCCTCGATCGATAGCCCGCGTCCGTCGCACCGTATGCGGCCAGGACTGCGCGGACCGAGCAGCGGCACGGCCTCGGCCGGCCCTTCGGGCACGCTCCGGGCAGGCTCCGAGAGGCGGCGCAGATAGAGGTTGGCCGGTCCGCCCTCGACCTCCGAGCCGGGGAACAGGTTGAGCAGGACATCCCCGTAATCCATGCGCCGGATCGACCCGCTGGATGTAAGGTGGAAGATCACGCCGGAAGGACTTTCCAGGCGGATCGCCGGCCGTGCGGTCATCGGATGCTGTGGGTTCATGGTCAACACCGGCCGTTGCAAATGATCCGGCCCCGGAAGCCGGAATGAAAAGGCTGAGTAATCTGAAGGCGCATGCGGGGGATATTTCCGAATTCGGCCGCTGGGCACGGCGGCGTAACCGCTTCCAGTGGAGGATAGTGGATTACAAAGGGCAAACCAAGCCGCGTTCGCTCCGCGGCAGTGTGTTTGCTACCTTAGCCAGGGTGTCCCGGTGCTGCCGCCGCAGTGTCTTGCCTTGCTTCCGGAGAATTCTGAATGCGTCCTTTCATCGTGCTGTTCCTTCTCGCCCTCGTTGCCGGCTGCGCCGCCTATGGCCAGATTCGGCTGGATCAGCGCTACGGCGCGCCCGACCCCCGTCGTTTCGACCGGCCCCGGAGCACTGCGGTACTGCCCGTCGAGTACCGGCGCGACGTCAAACCCGTCCTCGACAGCCGCTGCGTGGTTTGTCATGCCTGCTACGATGCGCCCTGTCAGTTGCAACTGGGAAGCTACGAAGGGGTGACGCGCGGCGCCAGTGGCGAGCGGGTCTACGATGCCGCCCGCCTGTTGGCGGCCGAGCCCACCCGTTTGTTCCTGGATGCCCGCAGCACTGCTGAATGGCGAAGCAAAGGATTCCATCCCGTGCTCAACGAGCGCAGCGCCGGCCCCGAAGCCAATCGCGACGCCGGCGTGATGGCGCGCCTGCTAACACTCAAACGCCGGCTCGATTTTCCCCAATACGGCTTACTGTCCCCGAATCGCTACGATTTTTCCCTGGACCGCAGCCAGCAATGCCCGGCCATCGAAGAAATCGGCGATTTCGAAGCCGAGCATCCGGAATGGGGCATGCCTTATGGTCTGCCGCCGCTCTCCGAGGAGGAAAACCGCACCCTCATGGCGTGGCTGGAGGCTGGCGCTCCCGCCGCTCCGGAGCCTTCCCTCACCGAGGCGCAGCGCGACCAGATCGCCCGCTGGGAAGCATTCCTCAACGGGGCCGATCCCAAGACCCAGTTGATGAGCCGCTATCTGTACGAACACTGGTTCCTGGCTCATCTCTATTTCGACGAGCTTCCGCCGGGCGGCTACTTCGAACTCATCCGCTCCCGCACCGCGCCGGGCCGGCCCATCGAGCCCATCGCGACCCGCCGTCCCTACGACGACCCGGGCGTGGCGCGGGTCTACTACCGCCTGCGGCCGCATCGGCCGACGCTGGTGTCCAAAACCCACATGCCCTATGCCCTGAACGCGGCACGGATGGCGCGTATCAAGACGTGGTTCCTCGATGAGCCCTACACCGTCAAGGCGCTGCCGTCCTACGACCCGAAGGTCTCGGCGAATCCATTCATCGCATTCGAGCAGATTCCGGTGCGTTCGCGCTATCGCCTGTTGCTGGACGAGGCGCAGTTCACCATCATGAATTTCATCAAAGGGCCCGTATGCCGGGGGCAGGTCGCACTCAACGTGATCACCGACCACTTCTGGATCGGGTTCATACACCCGGACCTGCCGGTGTTCAACGAAACCTCGGCGTTTCTGGCCGACGTCCTGAAGGAAGTCAGCCTGCCGACGGAACAGCAGAGCAATGCGCTCCTCACCCGCTGGCTCTCGTATTCACGCGGTCAGACCGAATACCTGCGACGCAAATCGGAACTGGCGAATCGACGGTTTACCGGCAACAACAGCCCCAGCCTGTCCATGCTGTGGGACGGCGACGGCAACAACACCAATGCTGCGCTCACCGTGTTTCGCCATTTCGACAGCGCCAGCGTGGTCAAGGGGCTGCTGGGCGAGCGGCCGCAGACCGCCCTCATCATGGGCTACACCTTACTGGAGCGTATCCACTACCTTTTAGTGGCGGGTTTCGACGTCTACGGCAACACCGCACACCAATTGGAGGCCCGGCTCTACATGGATTTTCTCCGGATGGAGGGCGAGATGAACTTCCTGGCCCTGCTGCCCGGCGGCGATCGCAACGCAGTGCGCGATCTCTGGTATCGCGGGGCAGGGGAGGAAGTGAAATCCTATCTCACTGGAGCGTCGCCATTTTTCGCGAAACCCGACGGGACTTCCAAGTCACCCTCGGAA
This genomic window contains:
- a CDS encoding GH36-type glycosyl hydrolase domain-containing protein: MNPQHPMTARPAIRLESPSGVIFHLTSSGSIRRMDYGDVLLNLFPGSEVEGGPANLYLRRLSEPARSVPEGPAEAVPLLGPRSPGRIRCDGRGLSIEGEWAGIRFWVSLVLAEAAPAWFWHVALENVGGTAETVELVYAQDLGLAHYGAVRLNEYYVSQYLDHTPLPHPSQGTILASRQNLAMGGRFPWVAIGSLNRARSFATDALQFYGLAGRAGRPPRGLMEGLPGTRRQHEHAMAVLQDTPLTLAPGEASAAGFFGWFEPDHPAATSVADLAFVDRALSLPEAAPPAVRWDPCEGFAPSASLFSTAPLLETLDLGEAEITRLFGGERREAEREHGRLLSFFSGERAHVVLRAKELEVLRPHGHILRTGRGLVPDEAGLTSTAWMAGVFHSMVTQGHVSINRFLSTTHSYLSLFRAHGQRLFIEIDGRWRLLDVPSAFEMRPEGCRWIYQHASGLLQVRSEAASGSHELSLTLDVLEGPPIRCLLSNHVALNGDDGAEAVPAQFVRDGTGVLVRPVPESDVGRRFPDGGFRIDPLPGTPLETVGGDELLYADGRSRGEPFLCLITAPVSSAGFRITGCLVPAPPAAADTGPYWHEMTAALRVHPPGGSTLGGDIGRLREILPWLAHNALIHYLSPRGLEQYSGGGWGVRDVCQGPVEMLLALGRPEPVRDLLCRVFRNQNPDGDWPQWFMFFERERHIRPGDSHGDIVFWPVLALAQYLLASGDGALLDEVLPFFHPEGGDKAERATLWGHVERALRVVAARSIPGTRLAAYGHGDWNDSLQPVDPAMRERLCSTWTVTLHYQTLTTLAEALRRLKRYDQAAAFETAAAEVREDFQRRLLVDGVLAGYAHFGEDGRIAYLAHPRDRTTGLSYSLLPMIHAIANGLLTPAQAARHLRLIEDHLLGPDGARLFDRPMAYRGGPQKYFQRAESSSFFGREIGLMYTHAHLRYAEALARYGDAEGFFEALCKANPIGIRALVPTATLRQANCYYSSSDAAFADRYQAQAEYERVRKGEIAFDGGWRVYSSGAGIGMSLILRGLLGLRLESSKLVIDPVIPKALDGLRVELELAGSAFEVVYAIQNSGAGPLSLSLNGADLPFSRAPNPYRTGGAEVALDALRMNLTGDRNRLAVALR
- a CDS encoding fatty acid cis/trans isomerase, which codes for MRPFIVLFLLALVAGCAAYGQIRLDQRYGAPDPRRFDRPRSTAVLPVEYRRDVKPVLDSRCVVCHACYDAPCQLQLGSYEGVTRGASGERVYDAARLLAAEPTRLFLDARSTAEWRSKGFHPVLNERSAGPEANRDAGVMARLLTLKRRLDFPQYGLLSPNRYDFSLDRSQQCPAIEEIGDFEAEHPEWGMPYGLPPLSEEENRTLMAWLEAGAPAAPEPSLTEAQRDQIARWEAFLNGADPKTQLMSRYLYEHWFLAHLYFDELPPGGYFELIRSRTAPGRPIEPIATRRPYDDPGVARVYYRLRPHRPTLVSKTHMPYALNAARMARIKTWFLDEPYTVKALPSYDPKVSANPFIAFEQIPVRSRYRLLLDEAQFTIMNFIKGPVCRGQVALNVITDHFWIGFIHPDLPVFNETSAFLADVLKEVSLPTEQQSNALLTRWLSYSRGQTEYLRRKSELANRRFTGNNSPSLSMLWDGDGNNTNAALTVFRHFDSASVVKGLLGERPQTALIMGYTLLERIHYLLVAGFDVYGNTAHQLEARLYMDFLRMEGEMNFLALLPGGDRNAVRDLWYRGAGEEVKSYLTGASPFFAKPDGTSKSPSEAKNWRRLCLRRPAPSCVRLGSVRLSATHSAKAPTMTRRRVGSLMFCLHLR